One genomic window of Candidatus Minimicrobia sp. QA0096 includes the following:
- the thrS gene encoding threonine--tRNA ligase: MSEEELKSMRHSLAHIMAQAIQHLWPQAKFGVGPAIDNGFYYDVYLDNGTISEADLPKIEEEMRKIVAANYPFERRDVSVEEAIDWAISGDQSFKVELLNDLKRSGTTVASELAGEKMGSMSDGDSKVETVSLYSQGDYTDLCRGGHVDSTGKVGAFKLTKTAGAYWRGNENNPQMQRIYGVAFATQEELDEYINRLEIAKQRDHRKLGKELDLYTTSSLIGIGLPLFTPRGTILRDIVAQYSNQLRQKFGFEKVWTPHITKKDLYETSGHWAKFGEELFLVKSQETSDEMALKPMNCPHHTQIFASRPRSYRDMPVRYLETTTDYRDEKTGELGGLNRVRSLTQDDSHIFCRTDQIEEEINNLLSAARELYGSIDMKLRVRLSYRDESDSYLGDLGLWDSAQNQLKSAVEKVGLDYFEQEGEAAFYGPKIDFMATDAIGREHQVATVQLDFVQPQRFGLEYADADGNFTTPVMIHCALLGSIERFLSVFIEHTGGWFPFWATPEQVRVLTINDTVLEYVDKITTILSGITLMNPVRYNDVRFTIDSRNESLGKKIREATSMKIPVQLIVGPKDMEANEVSVRMQSGEEKISLEQLAEYIKSL; encoded by the coding sequence ATGAGTGAAGAAGAACTAAAATCTATGAGACACAGCCTAGCGCATATTATGGCGCAGGCTATTCAGCATTTATGGCCTCAGGCGAAGTTTGGTGTGGGGCCGGCTATCGATAATGGTTTTTATTATGATGTTTATCTTGACAACGGGACAATTTCTGAAGCTGACCTTCCGAAGATAGAAGAGGAGATGCGAAAGATCGTAGCGGCTAATTATCCGTTTGAGAGGCGCGATGTGTCGGTAGAAGAGGCTATTGATTGGGCTATAAGTGGAGATCAGTCATTTAAGGTGGAACTACTGAATGATCTTAAGAGATCTGGTACTACAGTTGCTAGTGAATTAGCTGGAGAAAAAATGGGATCTATGTCTGATGGCGACAGTAAAGTTGAGACTGTTTCTTTGTATTCTCAGGGTGATTACACTGATTTGTGTAGAGGTGGACATGTGGATAGTACTGGAAAAGTTGGCGCATTTAAGCTTACTAAGACGGCTGGAGCATACTGGCGAGGCAATGAGAATAATCCACAAATGCAGCGAATATACGGTGTAGCGTTTGCTACACAAGAAGAGCTGGATGAATATATTAATAGGTTGGAAATTGCAAAACAACGAGATCATCGCAAGTTAGGCAAGGAACTTGATCTATATACGACCTCTTCTCTGATAGGGATTGGTTTACCTTTGTTTACTCCTCGAGGTACGATTTTACGAGATATAGTGGCTCAATATTCGAACCAGCTGAGACAGAAGTTTGGCTTTGAAAAGGTCTGGACTCCTCATATTACGAAAAAAGATTTATATGAAACATCGGGACATTGGGCTAAGTTTGGAGAGGAATTATTTTTAGTTAAGAGTCAAGAAACTAGTGACGAGATGGCTCTTAAGCCTATGAACTGTCCGCATCATACGCAAATTTTTGCCTCACGACCGCGAAGCTATCGTGATATGCCGGTAAGATACTTGGAGACGACAACAGATTATCGTGACGAAAAAACTGGTGAGTTAGGCGGGTTAAATCGTGTGCGCTCATTAACTCAGGATGATAGTCATATATTTTGTCGTACTGATCAGATTGAGGAGGAGATTAATAATTTATTATCTGCCGCTCGTGAGCTGTATGGATCGATCGATATGAAGCTCAGGGTTAGATTAAGCTATCGTGACGAGTCTGATTCGTATTTAGGCGACCTTGGCTTATGGGATTCTGCACAGAACCAGTTAAAATCTGCTGTCGAGAAAGTAGGCTTGGATTATTTTGAGCAAGAGGGCGAGGCGGCATTTTATGGTCCAAAGATCGATTTTATGGCAACGGATGCAATCGGTCGTGAACATCAAGTTGCAACTGTGCAGCTAGATTTCGTGCAACCACAAAGGTTCGGTTTGGAATATGCGGATGCTGATGGTAATTTTACAACACCAGTTATGATTCACTGCGCCTTATTGGGTTCAATTGAGCGATTCTTAAGTGTGTTTATAGAGCATACTGGCGGATGGTTTCCGTTTTGGGCGACTCCAGAACAGGTTCGTGTTTTGACGATTAACGACACAGTACTAGAGTATGTTGATAAAATAACAACCATATTATCAGGCATTACTCTCATGAATCCGGTTAGATATAACGATGTAAGATTTACAATAGATTCTAGAAATGAATCATTAGGCAAGAAGATCAGGGAAGCTACCTCTATGAAGATACCTGTTCAACTTATCGTAGGACCAAAGGATATGGAAGCTAACGAGGTTAGTGTTCGCATGCAATCTGGCGAAGAAAAAATATCGTTGGAGCAGCTTGCTGAGTATATAAAATCTTTGTAG
- a CDS encoding transcriptional regulator — MIDSLFGSKTRVKLLHLFLNNPEKSFYVREITRMIDEQINSVRRELANMVSVGIVQQDAIDNKLYYSVNEDYPYIKPLAAIFSDKNTEGGMGTASGVSWKDSLGRMRGLRLAIISGKLVVGSSSSVDLLLVGDDMSAVTIKNLVKKIEKDRKIEINYAVISYDDFYYRMSVKDRFIMDIIRNKHSVLVDTENIMRKE, encoded by the coding sequence ATGATTGATTCATTATTTGGTTCAAAAACTAGGGTAAAATTATTACATCTTTTTCTGAATAATCCAGAAAAATCATTTTATGTGAGGGAAATTACTAGGATGATCGATGAGCAAATAAATTCTGTTCGTCGAGAGCTAGCTAATATGGTGTCTGTAGGTATAGTACAGCAGGATGCTATTGATAATAAACTATACTATAGCGTAAATGAAGACTATCCTTACATTAAGCCGCTTGCGGCTATATTCTCAGATAAAAATACAGAAGGCGGCATGGGTACTGCGAGTGGCGTTTCCTGGAAAGATTCTTTAGGAAGAATGAGGGGTTTAAGGTTGGCTATTATTTCGGGAAAATTAGTGGTCGGATCAAGCTCTTCTGTTGACCTGCTATTAGTTGGTGATGACATGTCTGCTGTAACTATAAAAAATCTTGTTAAAAAAATCGAAAAAGATAGAAAAATAGAGATAAATTATGCCGTAATATCTTATGATGATTTCTATTATAGGATGAGTGTCAAAGATAGGTTTATAATGGATATTATAAGAAATAAGCACTCCGTATTAGTAGATACGGAAAATATAATGAGAAAGGAGTAG
- a CDS encoding glycosyltransferase, producing MDIEIPLGKRTKKYRFFEMLPGILSYGAIILLVVLSILSPVLASIYLLSIILAAFVKAIAISYRVISGYSNMEKASRVDWNGRLSDLEDPKEAYSRLRDSRSKELLYQQHVDNLRFMSAAEDGYYPKPSNIYNALIMPAYNESIEVIEPALKAVLDTTYNKKRLIVVFAYEERGGVDIDTTAKILKKKYGKHFHSFHVVKHPKDLPNEVVGKGGNITYAGKWLEQYLQQEEIAFSDVIVTTMDCDNKPHKYYFDYVTYEYIVHEDRKHLSFQPICLFTNNIWDVPAPMRVVATGNSFWNIISSMRPYSLRNFASHSQPMNALVEMNFWSTRTIVEDGHQYWRSYFYFDGNYEVVPIFVPIYQDAVLSNGYKKTLKAQFVQLRRWSYGASDVAYVGNNVFNKNRTVKFWPSLARFIRLLDGHVTQACIALIVAFGGWAPLVLNGEAARSVAAHQLPDTVSLIQQIAMVGILVSIFVSFKLLPPRPERYKKSRNVLMVLQWALMPVIAIVYSSMASYNAQTHLLLGKYLDKFDVTEKTTVEMNDQSRAQNKKKKGDHDASSSEG from the coding sequence ATGGACATTGAAATACCGCTTGGTAAACGAACAAAAAAATATCGTTTTTTTGAGATGCTCCCTGGGATATTGAGCTATGGGGCTATTATTCTTTTGGTTGTTTTGTCTATTTTAAGTCCTGTTCTGGCATCAATTTATTTACTGTCTATAATCCTAGCCGCGTTTGTGAAAGCTATAGCAATTAGCTATAGGGTAATTAGTGGTTATAGTAATATGGAAAAAGCGTCGAGAGTCGACTGGAATGGTCGATTGTCTGATTTGGAAGATCCGAAAGAAGCATACTCTAGACTGAGAGATAGTCGATCTAAGGAGTTGTTATATCAACAACACGTAGATAACCTAAGATTCATGTCTGCTGCGGAAGATGGGTACTATCCTAAACCTAGTAATATTTACAACGCTCTTATTATGCCTGCATACAACGAGAGTATAGAAGTGATTGAGCCTGCTCTTAAAGCGGTCTTAGATACGACATACAACAAGAAGCGTCTGATTGTGGTTTTTGCATACGAAGAACGTGGTGGTGTTGATATTGATACAACAGCTAAAATACTAAAAAAGAAATACGGCAAGCACTTTCATTCTTTCCACGTTGTAAAACATCCGAAAGATCTGCCAAATGAAGTAGTTGGTAAAGGCGGAAACATTACGTATGCAGGCAAGTGGTTAGAGCAATATTTACAACAGGAAGAAATAGCTTTTTCTGATGTTATTGTTACAACGATGGACTGTGATAATAAGCCGCATAAGTATTACTTTGACTATGTGACGTACGAATATATTGTTCACGAAGATAGAAAGCACTTATCGTTTCAGCCAATATGTTTATTTACTAATAATATATGGGATGTTCCTGCACCGATGCGAGTAGTGGCAACAGGGAACTCATTCTGGAACATTATTAGCTCCATGCGCCCATATTCTTTGCGTAACTTTGCGTCACATTCGCAACCAATGAATGCTCTCGTTGAGATGAACTTTTGGAGTACGCGAACAATTGTTGAAGATGGTCATCAGTATTGGAGGAGCTATTTCTATTTTGATGGCAATTATGAGGTTGTGCCAATTTTTGTACCGATTTATCAGGATGCGGTATTGTCTAATGGATATAAAAAGACACTGAAGGCTCAGTTTGTTCAGTTGCGTCGTTGGAGCTACGGGGCTTCAGATGTGGCATACGTTGGTAATAACGTATTCAATAAAAATAGAACAGTAAAATTTTGGCCTAGTCTAGCCAGGTTTATAAGGTTGTTAGATGGACATGTAACACAGGCCTGTATTGCCCTAATTGTTGCTTTTGGCGGGTGGGCGCCACTTGTGCTGAATGGTGAGGCTGCTCGTAGTGTTGCCGCACATCAACTGCCGGATACGGTTAGCTTAATACAACAGATAGCTATGGTAGGTATTCTGGTTTCAATTTTCGTATCATTTAAACTTCTGCCTCCGCGCCCAGAAAGATATAAAAAGAGTAGGAATGTATTAATGGTCCTGCAATGGGCTCTGATGCCTGTAATTGCTATAGTATACAGCTCAATGGCCTCGTATAATGCCCAGACTCATCTTTTGCTTGGTAAATATCTTGATAAGTTTGACGTGACAGAGAAGACTACTGTAGAGATGAATGATCAGAGTCGTGCTCAGAATAAGAAAAAGAAGGGCGACCACGACGCCTCTTCCTCTGAGGGATGA
- the rpmI gene encoding 50S ribosomal protein L35, with amino-acid sequence MPKLKTHKGTAKRIKLTSTGKLTRQRAFGGHLLAKKSKSRKRAINTTTTVTGSMAKNARRAMGV; translated from the coding sequence ATGCCAAAGCTAAAGACCCACAAAGGCACTGCGAAGCGTATCAAGCTGACCAGCACCGGAAAATTGACCCGCCAGCGCGCATTTGGCGGCCACTTGTTGGCTAAAAAGTCAAAAAGTCGTAAGCGCGCAATCAACACAACAACAACAGTAACTGGTTCGATGGCCAAGAACGCCCGTCGAGCAATGGGAGTATAG
- the miaA gene encoding tRNA (adenosine(37)-N6)-dimethylallyltransferase MiaA codes for MKEDHLPLIAIVGPTASGKTSLAIQLAKKYRGEIICADSRTVYRGMNIGTAKPSLEEQQEVSHWGLDLVDPGDSFSASQFKDYARQKIKEIRSRGNIPFLVGGTGLYIDSVIFDFQFGAKYSKEKRANLQEMTISELQQYCVNHDVVLPENSKNKRYLIRAIERAGKKSSGLEVPLSNTIVVGITTDKQLLKQRITDRAKKMFKDGVVEETIGLTNNAGWCNEAMTGNVYPIIKKLIEKEIDEDQAIREFIVSDVNLVKRQLTWFRRNPFIEWGDIHSCEQYLSRVLDSK; via the coding sequence ATGAAGGAAGATCACCTACCACTAATTGCAATTGTTGGTCCTACTGCTAGCGGCAAAACATCATTAGCTATACAATTGGCAAAGAAGTATAGAGGAGAGATAATTTGTGCTGACAGTAGAACTGTCTATCGTGGTATGAATATCGGGACAGCTAAGCCTTCTTTGGAAGAGCAGCAGGAGGTTTCTCATTGGGGTCTTGACTTAGTGGATCCAGGAGATTCTTTCAGTGCGTCGCAATTTAAGGACTATGCCCGTCAAAAGATTAAGGAAATCCGAAGTCGAGGAAATATTCCATTTCTTGTTGGTGGAACAGGGTTGTATATTGATTCTGTTATATTTGATTTTCAGTTTGGAGCTAAATACAGCAAAGAAAAGAGAGCTAACTTACAAGAAATGACGATATCTGAGCTTCAACAATACTGCGTCAATCACGATGTAGTCTTGCCGGAGAATAGTAAAAATAAAAGATATCTAATTAGGGCTATTGAGCGAGCCGGTAAAAAGTCATCTGGATTGGAAGTGCCATTGAGTAATACCATCGTTGTCGGAATTACTACAGATAAACAACTATTAAAACAGAGGATTACAGATAGAGCAAAAAAAATGTTCAAGGATGGTGTTGTAGAAGAAACAATAGGATTAACTAATAACGCCGGGTGGTGTAATGAGGCTATGACGGGTAATGTTTATCCTATTATTAAGAAATTAATCGAGAAAGAAATAGATGAAGATCAGGCTATTCGGGAGTTTATTGTTAGTGATGTAAACTTAGTGAAACGTCAGTTGACGTGGTTTAGACGAAACCCATTTATTGAATGGGGAGATATTCATTCGTGTGAACAATATTTATCTCGAGTATTAGATAGTAAGTAA
- a CDS encoding site-2 protease family protein, which yields MILEIIIVLIVILLSMTIHEAMHAFMGYALGDNTAKEEGRLTLNPIRHIDPVMTILLPLIMVVLRAPVFGGAKPVPFNPNRVRFGDWGAALVALSGPITNLVIAFIAFGVGVFSGVINSAGAVQPTIFGLIISTAVSVNLGFFVFNMLPIPPLDGSRILYAVAPDGVRGVMQKIEQNGVLLVMIIVVLFSDVIGQVMSGCIRAILRVFMNIFGV from the coding sequence ATGATTTTAGAAATAATAATAGTTTTGATTGTCATATTGCTGTCTATGACTATTCATGAGGCTATGCATGCTTTTATGGGGTATGCGCTGGGCGATAATACTGCAAAAGAAGAGGGGAGGTTGACACTTAATCCCATAAGACATATCGATCCGGTGATGACTATTTTGCTTCCTTTGATTATGGTAGTATTACGCGCTCCAGTTTTCGGAGGAGCTAAGCCTGTTCCGTTTAATCCGAATAGAGTCCGTTTTGGCGATTGGGGGGCGGCTCTTGTTGCTCTTTCTGGCCCAATTACTAATTTAGTAATCGCCTTTATCGCGTTTGGCGTCGGAGTGTTTAGTGGCGTTATTAATAGTGCTGGGGCAGTACAGCCTACGATATTTGGACTGATTATTTCTACTGCTGTATCGGTGAATCTGGGTTTTTTTGTTTTTAATATGCTACCAATTCCGCCTCTGGACGGATCTAGAATATTATACGCCGTAGCGCCAGACGGTGTCAGAGGTGTTATGCAAAAAATTGAGCAAAACGGCGTTCTTTTGGTGATGATTATAGTTGTGCTGTTTTCTGATGTAATTGGGCAGGTTATGTCGGGCTGTATTCGGGCAATTTTGCGTGTATTTATGAATATATTTGGTGTATAA
- the rpmB gene encoding 50S ribosomal protein L28, with translation MASRCDLTGKGKQFGNNVSFSLRRTKRVFKPNLQKKTFVVDGQKITMTLSTKAIRTLKKKGILSAAANK, from the coding sequence ATGGCATCACGATGTGATTTAACAGGCAAAGGCAAGCAATTTGGCAACAACGTCAGCTTCTCCCTGCGCCGCACTAAGCGTGTTTTCAAACCAAACCTTCAGAAGAAGACTTTTGTTGTTGACGGTCAAAAAATTACCATGACTTTAAGCACGAAAGCTATTCGCACCCTGAAGAAAAAAGGTATTTTGAGCGCAGCTGCTAATAAGTAA
- a CDS encoding YifB family Mg chelatase-like AAA ATPase, whose product MISRVISATPYGFSGQIIEVEGDMSKGLPSLQIVGMGNKAIDESRDRVRSAIKNSSLDFPKGKIIINLAPAELPKDGSHFDLPIALSILCISGALNQSDVSNAVFAGELALDGSLRPIRSAIITVEVAKNQKIKSVYVPAQNAKQAALVTGIDVFPVENLKSLFLHLKKEKIIKPIDRSSIKNVSHNHKNAPTIDDIYGQEQAKRAIQIAVAGRHNILLSGPPGSGKTMLAKSLKNLLPALSEDEIVEVTKLHSLGEHTIINNPIVDRPFRSPHHTASRASIIGGGSKVQPGEISLAHRGVLFLDELLEYPRTVLESLRQPLEDHEITVSRANGKFNFPANFLLVATMNPCPCGFLGDPEKTCICSQNQILNYQKRLSGPLLDRIDLTVSVSRVPHEKLLNNKMSTKSQQEAFLSEIYKAYSIQRDRYKCSYKYNNDISSNSVDKITSISESAKIFLMNAAKKLDLSTRSYFKVIKVSRTIADLEGSASIEVPHIAESLQYRKINIG is encoded by the coding sequence ATGATTAGTAGAGTTATTTCAGCTACACCTTATGGATTTAGCGGACAAATCATCGAAGTTGAGGGAGATATGTCAAAAGGACTTCCTAGCCTACAAATTGTCGGAATGGGCAATAAGGCCATCGATGAGTCCAGAGATCGAGTACGTAGTGCAATAAAAAACTCTTCCCTAGATTTTCCGAAAGGAAAAATAATCATCAACTTAGCACCGGCAGAGTTACCTAAAGACGGATCTCATTTTGATCTACCCATCGCCTTATCTATTTTATGCATCAGCGGCGCACTCAACCAAAGTGACGTAAGTAATGCGGTTTTTGCGGGAGAACTAGCGCTAGACGGCAGCCTACGTCCAATACGATCAGCAATTATTACAGTCGAAGTAGCTAAAAACCAAAAAATTAAATCAGTATACGTGCCAGCCCAAAACGCCAAACAAGCAGCTCTAGTGACTGGAATTGATGTATTTCCAGTAGAAAACCTAAAATCACTCTTCTTACATCTCAAAAAAGAAAAGATTATTAAGCCAATAGACAGATCATCAATAAAAAATGTATCTCACAATCATAAAAACGCTCCAACCATCGACGACATCTACGGACAAGAACAAGCAAAAAGAGCTATCCAGATAGCCGTTGCCGGAAGACATAATATTTTATTGTCTGGCCCTCCGGGATCAGGAAAAACTATGTTGGCAAAATCTTTGAAGAATCTATTACCAGCCCTATCAGAGGATGAGATAGTAGAGGTGACAAAACTTCACAGTCTTGGAGAACACACTATAATAAATAATCCCATAGTAGATAGACCATTCAGGTCGCCGCACCACACCGCAAGTAGGGCCTCTATTATTGGCGGAGGATCGAAAGTGCAGCCGGGAGAAATCAGTTTAGCTCATAGGGGCGTCCTATTTCTTGATGAGCTACTCGAATATCCACGCACTGTGCTTGAATCACTTCGTCAACCCTTAGAGGATCACGAAATTACCGTCAGTCGTGCAAATGGCAAATTCAACTTCCCTGCCAATTTCTTATTAGTAGCCACAATGAATCCTTGTCCTTGTGGATTTCTTGGAGATCCAGAAAAAACTTGCATATGCTCACAAAATCAGATTCTAAATTACCAAAAAAGATTATCGGGACCGCTACTCGATCGAATAGACCTAACGGTATCGGTTTCACGAGTCCCCCATGAAAAATTATTAAATAATAAAATGTCGACAAAATCACAACAAGAGGCATTTTTATCTGAGATATATAAAGCCTACTCTATTCAGAGAGACAGATATAAGTGTAGCTATAAATACAACAATGACATTTCAAGCAATAGTGTTGATAAAATCACATCAATCTCAGAATCTGCAAAAATCTTCTTGATGAACGCAGCCAAAAAACTAGATTTAAGCACTCGCAGCTACTTTAAGGTCATAAAAGTTTCTCGCACTATCGCAGATTTAGAAGGATCCGCGTCTATAGAAGTCCCGCACATAGCAGAAAGCCTACAATACAGAAAGATTAACATAGGTTAA
- a CDS encoding MBL fold metallo-hydrolase translates to MFEIEYKGANAVIVTTKKLRVVFDPNLEIVGGKNVSVNNDVEVVTEDRFAVVDSTPRLLFSGPGEYEVGDISLLGIPARRHIDATDDVKKSTIYKITIGEAKGVVVGNIENKLTDDQLEDIGVVDFAILPVGGNGYTLDAMGATSIIRQLDPKVVIPVHYNDATLHYEVPQDGVDEFVKNLGAPVVEAGPKWKLKKITDLPDNLTVVQISKS, encoded by the coding sequence ATGTTTGAAATAGAGTATAAAGGAGCAAATGCTGTTATTGTTACCACAAAGAAACTTCGTGTGGTATTTGATCCGAATTTAGAGATTGTCGGAGGAAAAAATGTTTCTGTGAATAATGACGTAGAAGTGGTTACAGAGGATCGGTTTGCTGTTGTGGATTCTACACCAAGACTACTATTTTCGGGTCCAGGTGAATATGAAGTCGGAGACATCTCATTGCTAGGAATTCCAGCGCGCCGACATATTGACGCTACAGATGATGTTAAAAAATCTACAATATATAAAATTACGATTGGTGAAGCTAAGGGAGTGGTTGTTGGCAATATTGAGAATAAACTAACTGATGATCAGCTTGAAGATATAGGTGTTGTTGATTTTGCAATATTACCTGTCGGTGGAAATGGATATACATTAGACGCAATGGGAGCGACTTCAATAATTCGTCAATTGGATCCTAAGGTGGTGATTCCGGTACATTACAATGACGCTACTTTGCATTATGAAGTTCCACAGGATGGTGTGGATGAGTTTGTGAAAAATCTAGGAGCTCCAGTTGTTGAGGCTGGTCCAAAGTGGAAGCTAAAGAAAATAACGGATTTGCCAGATAATTTAACAGTTGTTCAGATATCTAAAAGCTAG
- the infC gene encoding translation initiation factor IF-3 — MLQKGEPEINKSIRINGAIRARELRIIGPDGEQLGIMSLKEALSKANNMNLDLVEISPGANPPVAKIIDWGKYQYQKMKDQQKNRRQAKSGDLKQMRFGLKIGAGDLEVKLKKIRKFLEGGHKVRIQVVYKGREMAHKEIGYELIDKIMEHLSEDAILEQKPQMAGRNLSVVIRSK; from the coding sequence TTGCTTCAAAAAGGAGAGCCAGAGATTAATAAATCAATCCGTATCAACGGAGCAATCCGTGCAAGAGAACTGCGGATAATTGGTCCTGATGGCGAGCAGCTAGGAATCATGTCCCTTAAAGAGGCTTTAAGTAAGGCCAACAACATGAATCTTGACCTAGTTGAAATATCACCGGGAGCCAATCCGCCAGTTGCTAAAATCATTGACTGGGGTAAATACCAGTACCAAAAAATGAAGGATCAACAGAAGAATCGGCGCCAAGCCAAATCTGGAGACCTAAAGCAGATGCGCTTTGGTCTAAAGATAGGAGCTGGAGACCTAGAGGTCAAGCTGAAGAAGATCCGTAAATTTTTAGAAGGCGGACATAAAGTTCGTATACAAGTGGTCTACAAAGGTCGCGAAATGGCCCATAAAGAGATCGGCTACGAATTGATCGACAAAATCATGGAACACCTTAGTGAAGACGCAATATTAGAGCAAAAACCTCAGATGGCTGGTCGCAATCTGAGCGTAGTAATAAGGAGTAAATAA
- the rplT gene encoding 50S ribosomal protein L20, whose protein sequence is MRVKRGVAARAKHKKILKAAEGMQHNRTRSFRLAKQGVIRALQYAYRDRRNKKRDLRGLWITRINAAARQEGTTYGKLIASMKSKNIEIDRKILAELAVNEPKAFAEIVKASL, encoded by the coding sequence ATGCGAGTAAAACGAGGAGTTGCCGCACGCGCTAAGCACAAAAAAATCTTAAAAGCAGCTGAGGGAATGCAGCATAATCGCACCAGAAGTTTTCGTCTTGCAAAACAAGGTGTTATTAGGGCTCTACAGTACGCCTACCGCGATCGCCGAAACAAGAAGCGCGATCTACGCGGTCTATGGATTACCCGAATCAATGCAGCTGCTCGACAAGAAGGCACAACTTACGGCAAACTTATAGCTTCTATGAAATCTAAAAACATTGAGATTGATAGAAAAATATTAGCAGAATTGGCAGTTAACGAGCCAAAAGCTTTCGCTGAAATAGTAAAAGCTAGTCTATAA
- a CDS encoding SurA N-terminal domain-containing protein, whose product MKNLLNRKDKKQPKELPKRITNDTVAQHREKVLAAGRKHKYPIQYTKRRLVWITMLVSVVILIVFIALGWAQLYIWKDTSDIAYRITKILPLPVANIDGENAEYSDYLLYHRSSLAVLQSQGQADQKDKVKFYQNQSINKALEVAYAKKLARENNITVDDKKVQDLIKKQQESSKLSQSAYESVVKDNLHWSMDELKTAMKYTLLKQEVSFKIDKTANNLASDIKKRLQEGKSLKDIATEMGDKVQPVFDLSVSTDNSDGGLTKAAMSLAKGKISGPIKTLSGDGYYFVMLNNIEGNTVNYYYVKVPLTEFNNQFNYLKNNNKVKYFISIDK is encoded by the coding sequence ATGAAGAATCTATTGAACCGTAAAGATAAAAAACAACCAAAGGAGCTACCTAAGAGGATTACAAACGATACAGTAGCTCAGCACCGCGAGAAGGTCTTGGCGGCTGGTCGTAAGCATAAATATCCTATCCAATACACCAAACGTCGATTGGTGTGGATAACGATGCTCGTTAGTGTTGTTATTCTGATTGTTTTCATTGCTCTTGGTTGGGCACAGTTATATATCTGGAAAGATACAAGTGATATCGCATATAGGATAACTAAGATTTTACCTCTTCCTGTGGCTAATATTGACGGAGAAAATGCTGAGTATAGCGACTATCTTCTGTATCATCGTAGTTCGTTGGCAGTATTGCAGTCTCAGGGGCAAGCGGATCAAAAGGACAAAGTTAAGTTCTATCAAAACCAGTCTATAAATAAGGCATTGGAGGTGGCATACGCCAAAAAACTTGCGAGAGAAAATAATATTACGGTTGATGATAAAAAGGTTCAAGATCTTATCAAAAAACAGCAGGAATCTAGCAAGTTATCACAGTCCGCTTATGAGTCTGTAGTGAAAGACAATCTTCATTGGTCAATGGATGAGCTAAAAACTGCTATGAAATATACTTTGTTAAAACAGGAAGTGTCTTTTAAGATTGATAAAACAGCTAATAATCTAGCGTCTGACATTAAAAAGAGGTTGCAAGAGGGTAAATCATTAAAGGATATTGCTACGGAAATGGGCGACAAAGTGCAGCCGGTATTTGATCTATCCGTCTCTACGGATAATTCTGACGGAGGCCTAACGAAAGCTGCTATGTCATTAGCAAAGGGTAAAATCTCAGGTCCCATAAAGACTCTTTCGGGTGACGGATATTATTTTGTGATGCTTAATAATATTGAAGGCAACACCGTAAATTACTATTATGTAAAAGTTCCATTGACTGAATTTAATAACCAGTTTAACTACTTAAAAAATAACAATAAAGTAAAATATTTCATTTCAATTGATAAATAG